The nucleotide window CACTGTCCCAAAAATCTTCGACGACCGATTTCGGCTCTGTGGTTTGCTCACTACTTGCTACTGCGGAAACTGTCTCTGCATGAGCTTGGTTTAGGAAAATATTTGGACTCATTAAAGTGGCAAGAATTGCCCATTGAACCAACCAACCTTTTCTAAACCACAGCAACGCCAACACCATCACTGGAAACACGAGGTAGTAACCCATGTCCCGCCACGGCATCGCCGACTCTCCCGAGATCTGCATATGACGCTCAACATCGGACGCAATCCTGTTGATGTCACTGTCATCCGTGGTCAATGCGTAATATCGGCCATCGGTGGCACTGGCCAGTTGCTTCAAACTGTCCCAGTCGGTCGCAGAACTACTATGAATAGCATCATTTCCCACAGCTAACACCATCACCAGTTGGTTCGTGTCTTGAAAAGCATCTTGATAGAGTTTGATCCCTTCTTGAGAAATACCATCAGACACAATCAAAATCGAAGCCGAAGGAAAGTTCTTCAACTGCGATTGAAGCTCAGGTATTGCCGATTGGACACTCTTTCCCTGCACTGGAATCACTTCAGGTGTGATCGCATTGAGGAATGGTAAGAAGACTTGATTGTCTTGTGTCATCGGCATCGCTGTATGAGCACTACCACCGAAAACAATGAGCGACGTTTTACCGCCTTTTCTTGCTTCCAATAAGTCTCGAATCTTGAATTTTGCTCGCTCTAGACGTGACGGTGGTAGATCTGTCTGATCCATAGACGTGCTGACATCAAGCACAATGGCAAGCGCGCCTTGATCTTCGCCAAATGGCGAAGGTTCACGCTCCCATGTCGGTCCTGCGCAGATAACAATGGCAATGCCTAAAATAGCACTAAGCAACTTAAGAGGTAGCTGACTCTTCCAGCCCTGCTCTCCTATGATGAGTGCCTTTTGTAAATGCTCGGGGATCATCGTTTTCCAAGCAGCGGTTGTTTCACGGCGCCAGCGAAGTAGTAGCAATAGTCCCAACGGCACAAACGCGAATAGCCAGATCGGGCGCATAAAATGAAACTGAGAGAAGAACTGCTCAATAGCCAAACTGCTCATGACTCTCTCTCCTGCTGTTTAGTTTCTGCATTTTGATTTGCTGTGAACAATGAACGACGTATCGTTGCCGCTGAAAATGCGATTAAATACAGTACAACGACGATCATCATCAGGTATTGGTGAACGGTTTGTTTCGGTCGATACTGTGTGCTTTCATACAACTTCGGCTCCAACTCTCCAATGGCTCGATAGGCTTGTTGCAAAGCCTCTTGGTCCATCGACTGAAATGCTTGACCACCTGATGAATTAGCAATGTTTTCGATGGTCTGCATGTCCAGTGCCTGCTCACCAACGGTTTCTGGATCACCCATTGCAATAACGTGAATCCGTACCTGTTTCGCTGCCGCTACCGTTGCAGCATCTTTGGGCTCAACAAAGCTTCCTGTGTCATTACCGTCGGTTAACACGATCACGACTTTTTCGCGTTCAGCTTCCCCCTGTGATTGCTCGAACACCTTAATCGCGAGGCCAATCGCATCCCCCAGATGAGTACTTTGCCCTGCCATCGCCACTTCGGTTTGATTCAATAGCGCAAGCCAAACATCGTGATCTGCGGTAAATGGGGTTTGCAAATAGGCGGCATCACCAAAAAGAATCAGACCAAGACGGTCTCCATCACGTGTTGCGACAAAATCCGTCAGTACACCTTTTACTGCGTCAAGTCTGGAAGTAGCTTGTCCATCCGGTGATAGAAAGTCCATTTCCGACATCGAACCAGAGAGGTCGACGGCAACCATCACATCACGGCCAAGCTTCTCACGAGTTTGAGGCTCACCTAACACGGTTGGCTTGGTCATTGCGAAGACTAATAAGATCCACGAGACAACCAAAATAGCCCGTTGCCACCACGACGGATTTAGCTGACTTGCGCCCTGCTCAGGCTCTTCCCCAAGAATATCTAGTAGACTGCGGAAAAAAGGTACCTTAATAGCGCTCTGCTTCGTTTTGTATGCAGGCACCAATCGATACACTAAGATCGGCAGTGGTAATAGCAGCAGCCATAAAGGATGGGTTAAAGAAAGACTGTCCCAACTCATGACGTCTCTCCCACCACGCCAGAGATAGCACGCTTTGTTTTGTTCAGAGCTCGCAAAATCGTGGCGCTCAATGACCAATGTTGCTTAAGCCATGTTGGTGTCGTATGTGTATCAACCCAAAGCCAAACCATGCTATAAACCTGCTCGGCTTCTTGGTCAGTTAACACGACAGATCGAGTGACCAGCGTTTTCAGCCACTTCTCGCCTAAATCTAGGTCTAGTTCGCTCGACAGATTTGCGTCTGATGTTTGACTCAACGTCGATAGCCAAGCTCGGTTAAATTGCTGTGGCTGGCTTGGATACAGATAGTGAAAGGTGCTTTTT belongs to Vibrio sp. 10N and includes:
- a CDS encoding VWA domain-containing protein, coding for MSSLAIEQFFSQFHFMRPIWLFAFVPLGLLLLLRWRRETTAAWKTMIPEHLQKALIIGEQGWKSQLPLKLLSAILGIAIVICAGPTWEREPSPFGEDQGALAIVLDVSTSMDQTDLPPSRLERAKFKIRDLLEARKGGKTSLIVFGGSAHTAMPMTQDNQVFLPFLNAITPEVIPVQGKSVQSAIPELQSQLKNFPSASILIVSDGISQEGIKLYQDAFQDTNQLVMVLAVGNDAIHSSSATDWDSLKQLASATDGRYYALTTDDSDINRIASDVERHMQISGESAMPWRDMGYYLVFPVMVLALLWFRKGWLVQWAILATLMSPNIFLNQAHAETVSAVASSEQTTEPKSVVEDFWDSATQTWMDLWLTPEQQGQWYFNLGEFIKAANYFQEPMNKGIAFYYGRDFASAQSQFLQVQGDERAVLYLGNALARQREYLAARNLYKDLIEKTKDESIAVVAKQNYQAMSELVDEINRVSESQSGTTDGPEESMELGDNPRTADGAEENTASELMLKETLNANEILGSQELADKWLRKVEADPKNFLRNKFQIQLREQGNQQ
- a CDS encoding VWA domain-containing protein, whose product is MSWDSLSLTHPLWLLLLPLPILVYRLVPAYKTKQSAIKVPFFRSLLDILGEEPEQGASQLNPSWWQRAILVVSWILLVFAMTKPTVLGEPQTREKLGRDVMVAVDLSGSMSEMDFLSPDGQATSRLDAVKGVLTDFVATRDGDRLGLILFGDAAYLQTPFTADHDVWLALLNQTEVAMAGQSTHLGDAIGLAIKVFEQSQGEAEREKVVIVLTDGNDTGSFVEPKDAATVAAAKQVRIHVIAMGDPETVGEQALDMQTIENIANSSGGQAFQSMDQEALQQAYRAIGELEPKLYESTQYRPKQTVHQYLMMIVVVLYLIAFSAATIRRSLFTANQNAETKQQERES
- a CDS encoding DUF4381 domain-containing protein: MTQAAPSSYILRNMSEVPNPDAISWFPQTLGWQVLALLIVAFIIYKFALAYCNKQMQRYRKEAKQVLEMHRNTDEMPLVCYDVLKSTFHYLYPSQPQQFNRAWLSTLSQTSDANLSSELDLDLGEKWLKTLVTRSVVLTDQEAEQVYSMVWLWVDTHTTPTWLKQHWSLSATILRALNKTKRAISGVVGETS